One window of the Campylobacter concisus genome contains the following:
- a CDS encoding PstA family ABC transporter permease: MNAFKDHLVKFYAYLCVFIVVAVIFWIFYFIFANGISQINLDFLTKNPQGLNLGESGGIRDAIIGSFLLMILSMIFSALLGVSCAIYRQIYCTSGTIKLGLKFIIQTMASIPSILLGMFVYGLFIVSLDIPKSLLTASITLALMVFPFVEVSVEKVISQIDEKMLRDSFALGVDKNFMARKLVLPTIRKNIISILILAGSYAIGATAPLLLTGVVFMAKAEGLLSPVMALPFHLHMLLSQSVATQNAYATALVIIFILIILHLLSAVVLFDIGEKIARYFKHKRS, encoded by the coding sequence ATGAACGCTTTTAAAGATCATCTAGTCAAATTTTACGCTTATCTTTGCGTATTTATAGTGGTTGCGGTGATATTTTGGATATTTTATTTCATCTTTGCAAATGGCATCTCTCAGATAAATTTAGACTTTCTAACCAAAAATCCGCAAGGTTTAAATTTAGGTGAGAGTGGTGGCATAAGAGACGCTATCATAGGCTCATTTTTGCTGATGATACTATCTATGATATTTTCTGCACTTCTTGGCGTTAGCTGCGCCATTTATAGGCAAATTTACTGCACCTCTGGCACGATCAAGCTTGGTCTTAAATTTATCATCCAAACGATGGCCTCCATACCTTCTATCTTGCTTGGGATGTTTGTTTATGGGCTTTTTATCGTTAGCCTTGATATCCCTAAAAGCCTACTAACAGCTAGCATTACGCTTGCTTTGATGGTCTTTCCATTTGTTGAAGTAAGCGTTGAAAAGGTGATCTCGCAGATCGATGAAAAGATGTTAAGAGATAGCTTCGCACTTGGCGTTGATAAAAATTTCATGGCTAGAAAGCTAGTTTTGCCAACTATTAGAAAAAATATCATATCTATCTTGATACTAGCTGGCAGCTACGCCATAGGGGCTACCGCACCGCTACTTTTAACAGGGGTCGTCTTCATGGCAAAGGCCGAAGGCCTGCTCTCGCCAGTCATGGCACTGCCTTTTCACCTGCACATGCTTTTAAGCCAGTCAGTCGCAACTCAAAATGCCTACGCCACGGCGCTTGTGATCATTTTTATACTGATCATTTTGCACTTGCTTTCAGCCGTAGTTTTATTTGATATAGGAGAGAAAATTGCCAGATATTTTAAACATAAAAGATCTTAG